Part of the Quercus lobata isolate SW786 chromosome 6, ValleyOak3.0 Primary Assembly, whole genome shotgun sequence genome, TTCCTTGAAAACCATAAAAGTTACAAAAAGCACCTCAAAGCAAACATAAGATTATAACTAAGCTTCAATTGGACAACTAATCATGCCCCGAGTAACTATTTGGTATATCTACTATACGGCTGTTAACTAAAATATCTATGGTTAACTAATTGGCTACTGGGGAATAGTCGAGGCCATACTCAATCGAAAAAGaatattatccaaaaaatatttcaagtaATGATAGCAATTATGGAGTTTTCTAATTGGATTGCATTGCTCATTGGATAATTCATACATTCTATCAAAATGGATTAACTCATGATACAATCTTTGGGTATAACATTAGTGTTAATTTAAAGATGTGAGTGCTTTCCaagcaatttttaattttaaactatcCTTCCTTTTTAACAAgaggcaaaataaaaaataaaaaataaaaattatcttgtAGGGTTTATCTAATATTGTTTATTACATCCTTGTCTTAAAATTAAACCGATGAGATTTTGACATctacataatttaaattaatttttaagaaccatccaaaataaattaaccGTAATCACATAGATTTAACCCtaatttacaaaaatgcatCTTAGCCACATAAACTTGATGTGGCTCAATATCTTTTGATTTAGTGATCCAATTTGATCATTGTAAACTTTGATGTTAATTGAACGGTCATATTGATAGTCTTACTCTTGAAGTATTAATGATGATCATTTCTAATTAGGGTATGTAACAGATTAAGGGGGACCTTTTTGATAATGCTTGTTGTCAATAACAACCACTCAGTAAGTAATTACTCAACATTCCAAAGACGTACTAACTTAGGATAAATGCCCTGCTTCAACCAATTAGATAATGAGtacatgcatgttaaaaacataattttttttttttttgcaagccTAGCAACATAACGCACAAACTTGAGTTTTGATACAGTATCATACAACCAACCTAGTGATAAGATTTGTTCAAAATGTTACTTAGTTGATCATAAGAAAGAATGGATCGTTGTTATGAGGTACTCTAAAAAAAGATGGTGACAAATAAAGTAACAATTGATCTCAATGTATTTGGTTTGTTCATGAAAGATTTTACTATTTGCAACTATATTGTACTCTGATTATTGTAGCAGATAAGGGTGATAGATGACTAGTTTGAAAAAGCCAATGCAACTATAAAAGCTTAGAGGTAGAATCGACAGGGTTGCTATTGCATACTCTGGGAGTATGCTCCCTCTCTCTCGCAGAGGGGTGGGCCCTTGGACCCCATGGTGGGTGAGACCCACCCATCTATAAAAGGGAGGGAGTATACTCTCggagtatacaataattttccaaattGACTAATGTCTTGTATCTCATGACAAAtgacaactatatatatatatatatatatattcatgccTCTTGAAATGTTCATGCTAGCCACATTATCAACCAATGGTTTCTTTTACTTTCCCCTCATTTTAAATTAGTTCCATATAAGATTTGAACATGATATGTATTTTTCATTGATCCCGTTCATTTCAACCAATATAGGTGTGTCTCATACCTACTCTTGCAGCTGAACTTCTATTTCATCCCGTGAAAACTGTTAATCTTGTATTCAAAGGTTGATTTAGGAATTAGGATAATTCTTTCGTCCATATGAATGTCAAAGAGTaacaaagaaaaaccaaaaatagaagTCTATATGGATATATATCAATCAaagttatcacaatcaaaacgtGAAACCTTCTCAATAAAATTAGTAAGTCCAAATTCAATCCAATCACAAGTCAACAAAGTCATAGATAATCTCAATGgctccccccaaaaaaaaaaaaaaaatcattcaagtTTGGACCTCTCGGAAGACAAACCCTTATTATAgtttaattaattcaaattaaCTTTTCTAAAAGTACAAAACTACAAATtgaggccaaaaaaaaaaatttataatcataaataattaaaagataaattagaataaaataaaaagataaatcagAAACTAGTAAAgttgaaaatatctaaatatatCTAACTacgggtctgtttggatactgcttattgctgaaaactgaaaacaaaatttcacaaaatttttttataaatttttttcttctatgtaGAAATTTCACATATTTATGTATGGCATgtatattaacaaaattcatCTACTAACTCAGCCATAAGCAAAAGATCATCGACCATGTGACTTACTGTCttttctcacacacacacatatatatagttcTTACTAAAGAAtctgttttttttcccccatcttttatatatgatttgagcataataaataatgattgaaataatcttttgttttgctactaaccaaaatttaaagaaatctcCACCTCCCACCTAGTTTTGTTCCATTAAAATCAGGGAAGGATTTGAGGTTTGAAAAACAGCTACTATTCACATTGCCCATTGAGGGTGGAAATAGTCAAATACCacgttttggcaaaatttgtggcaaactagcactgttttggaaatatttagtaatctaccacttttttaaGAATCTGAATAGTGTAATTGGCAAATGGTTTAATAGCCACTATTTATTTCTTACACTAAAATAGATTAGCATTGCCCATTCCGAAAATGGTTTCTAGGCATGGAATAAAGGCTCCTTAGGAAACGGTATCTAGTTTGATTTCAATGTACACCTTTGGTTTTCTTCTCTAAGGATTTTTCCTACAAATTACTGTTTACTAATTGAGTGAGTCTATATGGTAGCTGTAGGTGATAATATTTGTCCTTGCATTCCCATGAGTATTTCAAACTTGCTAGGAAACACACACACGAAAGAGGGGGCTGGGGAAGACTTAACTCAACATCGTGAGGCACGGGTCTTCGTAGTCCAATCAATTTTCCCTGCTAAAGCactaaaccaaaatttttgaatcaTAACAACCAAGACTATCTTCCTCTCAAGAAAATGAGTATCAAAGACTAGAAATAACTTGATTCAATGCCAGGCTGACTAGGAAATCCTGATTGGTTTTGCTTGCAATCGTGAATCACAAGGACCGAAACTTAAGCATTGATTAAGTTACACTATTGTATTCTCTTACATAGTGATTACTGACCTTACCGTAACTGTACATGTACAACCTATTGTGAGTTATAAGTCCAATAAATAGGCTGCACGAGATATAGTCATGTAAATGCAAATTATAAGTTCTACACTGTCAAACAAGATTtaatacttcttttttcttttccccatAAAACTCGTAACCATAGCACAATGAAGTTTCCCTCTTCAAAACCTCTTTCTTGTTcctatataattattttctcaATCCTCCTCGTGTTCAACATTTTCCATAACACTACTGGCAGCACTACAAGGCTGCCTAAGAATGAAACAGTTCCCGCAGTTATAATCTTTGGAGATTCAATAGTGGATACGGGCAACAACAACTACATTGAAACTGTGGCTAAGTGTGATTTCCCACCATATGGGAGAGATTTCATCGGTGGAAAACCAACTGGAAGGTTTAGCAATGGAAAGGTCCCAGCAGATTTTTTAGGTAGTGTCTAGCATTTACTTTTCGTTTTACTGCTGTTTCCCACCATATATAGTACTTTTTGGACTTATTGTAGAGTCCTTACAGCAAGTGAATTGGAACAGTCCAGGAATCATTCTAATTTATGACCAACATCCAAAATTTACTGTTTAAATTAACCTCCCTTCACCCTTGCGCATTCTTgatgcgatggtcactctataAGTATTAAATATTTGTGGGGTGTGATGTAGGGGGTAAAGGCCAaaattcaagtctccaagaaagagtttcacacacatatatacttaaattattttatagtagaatttcttgtaaaaaaaaaaaaaagtctccaacacccccccccccccaaaaaaaaaaaaaaaaaaaaagccttttgAGGACCCAATACATAGTACAATTATATCATTGACCATTTCACATACAATGATTGAATGCTCTATAATATAATTTACTGAAAATTTCTTGACACAAACTTTCAGCTGAAATATTTGGTGTTAAGAAGATTCTACCGGCTTATCTTGATCCAAATCTTCAACTTCAAGACCTCCTTACTGGTGTAAGTTTTGCCTCTGGCGGTGCAGGATATGATCCTCTCACTGCTAAAATTGCGGTAACCTTCTCTCTcactcctctttttttttttttttttagtcctaTATATTGTAACAATTACTTATTgtgattttcttaaatttccGTCATCAGTCTGTCTTATCGTTATCGGATCAATTAGACTTgttcaaaaattacataaagAAGATAAAGGAAGCAGTAGGAGAAAGCAGAACAGCTACTATACTGTCAAAAAGTATATTCATAGTGTGTGCAGGGAGCAATGACATTGCAAATACTTATTTTTCTACACCGTTTAGGATAGCCCATTATGATATTCCTGGATATACTGATCTAATGGTTAGATCAGCTACAAGTTTCTTGCAGGTATGTTTATAAAGACACAATGCCATTGCAATTTGCAAACATGTACATTAATTTGGTCATGCATGGCCGTACTTGGATCTTGGACCAACATGTCCAGTAAATTTCAGTGTGCATTAGCTAACATTGTCAAGCTTTgtgccaaaaaaatataatgggTAGGAACTTCATGGACTAGGAGCAAGAAGGATTGGAGTATTAAGCTTACCATCAATAGGGTGCGTGCCATCACAGAGAACACTGGCTGGAGGCATACTGAGAGGGTGTTCTGAGTCTGCAAACCAAGCAGCAATTCTCTTCAATTCAAAGCTCTCCTCCCAAGTGGATTCCTTCAATAAAAGACTTCCAGAAGCTAGGCTTGTTTATTTAGATATCTATAACCCGCTGCTTGCCATCATCCAAAACCCATCTCAATATGGTAATCACCACCATCATGTTTTAATAGTTTTGATTTACTTGGATATTGGGTATTTTATCTACTGCTTCAGGTATACAATTGTAATACAAAAGGAGTGTCTAATTATCTTCCAATTCATGATGAGAAAACTCTCATTAAACAcatcttttttacatttttttcttttatcgtaccacataatattatatatgtggCTAACCCTAACTAATCTATTAAAAATCTATACAGCCGGAAAAAATATACCTTGCATCAGGTGTATGTTTCCCCACCAGCTGTGAGAGAGGGCAAACATACACCGGATGCAGGGTATACCTTCTCTTATAGCCAACCTCAAACTTTGAAACTAAGGTTTTGTTGCTATTATTGTATCGTACCACATGATTTTGGTTTCTCAAAAGTTGGTATGTCAAATTGTACTAACAGGAAATGATAATTTAGTAGGTGCACTGATAACTTAATCCAGTGACTATTGATATAGGGGGGTTTATgtaacgattttttttttaatcctttgcTTATGGATTTAGGATTTCAAGAGGCAAACAAAGGGTGCTGTGGCACAGGGAAAATAGAGGTCAGCATTTTATGTACCAGTTTTTCACCAGAGACATGTACCAACGCCTCTGAATATGTATTCTGGGACAGTTATCATCCCTCAGAGCAGACCTCTAAAATCCTTACCCCAATAGTCTTGGATGACTATATCTACAAATTCTTCTGAGGGTaatctctcatctctctttcttggccagTTATTATTGGAAGTGTTTGTGCTATTAATTAGCATTTGAAGTGAGTCCAATCTATGTTATTACCATGCTTAAATTGGGACTATGTATCAGTATTTCTGCAATGTTCCAATCTACtagatttttctttattcatgATCATGAAAATGTTATGTGAACTGAGACTATCTGTCAGCAATTCTGCAATTAATGTTCCAGTATGTCGACGGATTAATCTATACATGAAGTTCTCTCATCTTCAGGAGGAAAGTGGTTTTTAAGCATGTGAATAAGTATTGAAATTATCTACTAGATTTTTCCTAATTCATGCTTATGCCATGCCCCGTCATGTGCTTTGTGTGTGGGTGGTAGTAGTAGCATTTCTCACGCTAGTGTTTGAGTGGGTGACATGAATATGCAAGAAGATTAGTACAATCACATTTAGAGCCAAGAGATTATCTTGCAAAAAGGAATTTACACTTGAGTTGAAATTTAATAAGTAGCACTTAGAAaaggtttttaaatttaagaggtATAATTAAACCTTCTATTCTAcgatattttactatttaagcCAACAGGAAACAAGACCATTAATTTGTCTAATATCATACTAAatcaaatttatccaaaaaacttAGTAAATTGAAAGGGCTTTAATTGACTCACTCTTTTTGTATACTATTTTTAGACATTATGTACCATCACGTACATACCTTTGGACTAAGGGGGGCCATGGCCTCCCCTAACCCCAATAGAGTTTAAATcctatgaaatttaaaaattttaagagtttgaccttaaaagaaaaaagaaaaaattgacacGCTAAAAAAACAGtcttttgagaattttttttaatttaaaaaatgtaatgtCTTCTAAAAAGAGTAAGATTATAAATAGATTGTATGAATTTTATAAAAGCCCCACTCAAATTCATTATTGGTTTTAATATAATTCTGTTAAAGGCATGTggcaaaagaaaatacaaaatacagTACCTATTTAgcatgaataataaaataatatttaaggttttttagGTTTTGTCAACCCATTTTCAACAATGCACTCTCAAATAAtgtgtttcttcttttttggtaaataagAGAATGGCATTAAAGACTAACCAAGAAAACCAACTGTTTGAGGACGAATCCTCTCATAGTACATGCCAATTTGGTCATAATACAAAAGCATAGAAATGTCCACAGGTAGACTCTCATACACAACAAAATCTTGCTGAAGAACCGGACCTTTACACGCTAGTGCATCCGCACACTTATTAGCTTCACGGAAACAGTGCATCATCCTTACCAGAGGCGCTTGGTTGATAAGAGCCCTACAATCCATAATAAGAGGAGAGTGGTTTAGATTATTGCTATGCTCACTAGTCATCCATTCCAAAATAACCTTAGCATCTACTTCTATTTCTAAGGCCACAATATGTAGAGAAATGCATAAAGATAACCCATCCCTCAATGCCTAAAGCTCTGCTTCTACACTAGATGCGACACCAATGTTGCGCGTGAATCCCCAAATCCAccttatttttcataattttattgagtactcaattattttcatatatttattgcctttttttttttaactttctagAATTTAGTTTATTGATCTTTGACTCAAGAAAGAATGCAAAGTTACTTAAGATGTCAATAGAAAAGAGATTcgagctctttttttttttttaggtgaaattgtgtatatatatatatatatattttttgatgaactggtgaaattgtatatattatatgtatggaagtataaaacaataattttctattGAAAATATCATTATGTCGCTTTCTATAGTAAAAATGGACTCACAATTGAAGTCCACTATGCACCTATATCTCCTAATCATCGTAAACAATCAAAGATAACTGTAAACTggacaaaaaaaagggggaaaattattgtttcacaTTTCTTGATGCATAATTTTTACGCACAATATTTATACCTTCACATTAAAGGTTTATTTGAGATCTgattattttgctgaaattgaaaatcttttactaaaagtactataaataaaggtaaaaattagctgaaatagtataatggGACCCATggatagtaccaaaaagtgcagtgattcccatgaatagtaacaaaaataagctgaatagtaaaattaattggtaaaattaatcatgccaaacaTATACTAAATGACATATTTAACACATATATGATATTTACATATATTATGTAAGAAGTGTGAGACAATCCCCTCTGCCtgtatgtgtgttaaaatacttagtattctaaaaaaaagtgcAAGACAATCAAAGCCTAACAAATATGTTCATAAAAGTAATATCAACAATTGAcacaaaagaaatggaaaagaataatactagagatacaaacaattttacacaaaattttacaaagtGTTTATGTGGTGAgtaattattagtaaatgaaaatgtgatattaatggtaagtctaaatgaaaaccaataagaagttggTCATATTAACactttgtaaaaatgttataaaatagtttatgactataacataactcaataaaaaaTGTTAGGGACATAGCCAATCCTACAAATTTTGCCACAACTTACCACTTTGTGAATAGTAGAGGTCAAATGGTAAGTAAATGCCTCTACCATTCACAACTCATCACATGTCGatttatgacaaaaattgtgaaACTTTTTACGTACCTACTACTCCTTACcctatcaaaataaatacaatggATGTCAGCAGCCTCTTGTCTTCCGCTCATTAATTCACCATATTCGTAGGTAATTTGTGTTGGGTGCACCGCATCATGGGGTTCGGCCGACTTCTTTGTCAAAAAAGCACATTAAACGATCTTGTCTTTTAAGCCATAATGTTAATGTCAACATGCTTTTTTTGGCACTGGGAAGTGGTTTAGGCCATATTTATCCTATTTATGAAAGATGTGAGTAATGTCTTGTACGTGTCTAGTAAgctggagaagaaagaaaaaaaaatgaagaaataaaagaagggaaatgttaaccaatAATTTTAGTGCATtggtttagaaattatttttaaaaatattttattataagaggaataaaataataaatgttgttgataattttttatatttcttataaaaatagtgtcaaaatttttctattgtgatttattaataattactttAAAGGCATCCATTAATATAACCTATAAAAGAAAAGtcataattaaacatttattacACGCTAACCTTGTTTTTAGTGTAATTAACATGACTTTTGCCCCGGACCCTAATAAAATGAATAGAAATCATGTTAATCGGTGCTCTTagaacaattgttaataaatattttagaaaagctttgattttatttttataaaaaatatattaaaaaagtttaaaaaattaattatttttttccctttttttttcttaaaaaatttctaaatatatattataaatcaaTGCCCTTAGAGCATCCATTAATTTTTATCTTCCATTTAATTCATCTTTAATATCGTCtcatgattatttttaaaaaaccttcttATGATATTTAGGTTTTGGgtgcttttaaaaaattgttaggacacgtttggtagattgtaatagacactgtaatATAATAGATATTCCTATGGCATAATTATTCAgttgtttggttatatttttattacattaatgaataattattctttatgaataattattctttaaaatgagaaataactATTCATTATCAAAAGTACTGAATACCTATTCATTCACCTTATGTAATACTTCTTTcgtcccaatttgtttgtcctgtttgaaaagtcaaaactttttaagggaacatcatttattgtcttgtctgtcttataaaaatgtataagtttacaaaactacccttaaataaattcatcagctttttaaaaaagagttattcttaatgaggcaactaaaaaggtgcccccgttaaattgattttttaaaatattagttagttttttttcaaatagttttgaaaataaagtaggggtataataggaacatcagtaaactaataatttttatttttagaaacaagacaatattttgaaacatcccaaaatggaatagatgacaaacaaactaaaattgatgtagtaactttttaaaaaaaaaaaattcctaaaaagcCATTAGTTGGCACaccttcaaaaagaaagaaaataaattttctttattgttaattattagttctattttgaacaccctaaaataagtgtattttagaaaatttgacttaaaaatgatttaattacacattctttttatactctactaaattCTGGGTGCATATTTAGGATTCTATTCCTAAATTGTCACTAAActaataaatagtaatacttattacattcaaacttaatgtattccttgtaatacttattcATATTCTCGTGTAATAATCATTACAGTGaaccaaacgtacccttaataaactattttataaaaattttaacattatttttatgaaaaatataaaaaaaaaacattaaaaaattttaattattttttcttttcccataaaaagttcatatagaaatattttctaaatcaatACCCGGCATCCTTTAAACCGTTAACTTGTCCCTTTATATTTTAATCcttatgatttttcaaaaaatttaccTCCACAAAGTGACAGTTTACCTGGCTGCTTATAGTAGAGGATTCCAATTCTAGTGCACCTTAGTCCACTGGGAATATGTATATAAATTGCCAAAATGGAttgatcttttaatttttcatgtCCACACTCCACACCCCTCCTCGTTCAACTGAAATAGGCACTACTTAGAACGAATTTGACAACTTCTGCTACCTTACCAAAATAACAAGAGCACGTAAACCATGCACTTCacctttaaattttaacaactACAACATATTTGCGTCCAGTAAGATGCTGGCACCAAACTCAAGTTTATTGTGAAAGTTCCTGCATTAACAATTCTAtcactgattaaaaaaaatcaaatctctGATCAGAactttctcttcatttttcccTTGTAAACTTGAAGAAGAAAGTAGATTTTCATATATTAGAATGAAGTTCCACCCTGGAAATTCTGTCTCTTCTacttcattcattattttctctgtcattatatttttccttaatgaTGGATGTGCCATGATACTACCTAAAAATGAAACAGGTCAAGTTCCAGCAGTTTTTGTATTTGGAGATTCAATCGTGGATACAGGAAACAACAACCATCTCAATACTTTAATAAAGTGCAATTTCCCTCCATATGGGAAAGATTTCCAGGGAGGAAAACCTACTGGAAGGTTTAGCAATGGAAGGGTTCCCTCAGACTTCATAGGTAGTCCCAAAACTGCTCTAGCTATTAGATTCTGCTGAATGGACTAGCCTTTTATTACACAtactattaattattgttgcacAGAATTAACTAGCTAGTTAAATACAACTATGCAGTATGCACAGTTTGtgaaaacacgatttcagtCTATATACGTACACACTATATGTGATAATCATTACTCTTACACACAAAAATGTAGATTTTAAGAGATTTTGAAACAATCTTCAGCTGAAGAATTAGGTCTCAAGGAGCTCTTGCCAGCTTATTTGGACTCAAACTTGCAACTTCAAGACCTTCTTAGTGGCGTAAGTTTTGCCTCTGGTGGTGCAGGATATGATCCTCTCACATCCATGATGATGGTAATTCCTCTgattttccctttgtttttcttctaattttagTTCTAAATTCCATGACTAGCTTATTTCTTCCATGTCAGTCTGTCTTATCATTGTCAGATCAATTAGAGATGTTCAAGAAttacataaagaaaataaaggcAGCAGCGGGTGAAGACAGAATGGCCTCTATACTATCAAAGGGAATATACATGTTGAGCATAGGGACTGATGACATTGCAAATACTTATTTTGTCAGGATGTTTCAGTATGATATCAATTCTTATACGGATCTAATGATCAATTCATCTTTAAGTTTCTTGCAAGTAAGTTTCTGAAAACATAAGGACAATGTGATCTAGATACagtttataagaaaaattggCTAGCTACTCATGGCCACTATTGAATGTTAGCTTTGATTTATCATGTTGAttgtatgttaaaatagatgTAGAAGtgaaagtataaaataaagaacacgAGAGTTATGTGGTTCAAACAGCCTATGTTCACGGAAGAAACCTTTAATTAAGGATTacattttaattatatgagaatGTAAAACAAATTTTGTGTTACAATAAACCTAACATAAAAAATAGTAGGCTAAATCTTAAACTAACCATATATTAATTATGgttaatagacttctagtataACTAGAGGCTTGACTTACACAAAAAAATAGGATTCGGCTTGGGCCTATATTATTGTGCTAATATATCTATAATAACCTCCATGTAAGTGCTCCAATGTAAAGAACTAAAGAGCCGGATTCAGCTTTCATACCTCTGATGCTCAAGTGCATTGGTCTTTCCAATTCAAAATTGCAACTCATAATTTGTATTCAAAATTGCAACTCTAATTTGTAGCAAAATAGTGTAGACTAGAAGATGCTTACCAAAAAAACTAAGGACAAAGTAGCCAAATTAATAAGAATTTACAAAAGAACTATCATCTAtgtattaacaattttttttttacgttgTTGGTAATTGTAAGTCTATCCATAGAAAACAGACCATTTCCTACCTGaaattattagtaaaaaaacTTACTCTAAGAACCTAAggggaggaaaaagaaaaaaaaattatgctatcTCATGATGTTTGACGGGTTAAAGTAAATAATTGGCAGGAACTCTATGCATTGGGTGTGAGAAGGATTGGAGTGTTAAGTATACCAGCAATAGGGTGTTTGCCGATGCAAAGAACACTGAGAGGAGGCTTACAAAGAAGTTGTTCAGCGTCTTTAAACCAAGCAGCAATTCTCTTCAACTCCAAGCTCTCCTCTCAATTGGTTAATCTCAACAAAAAGCTTCCAGCAGCTAAACTCGTCTACATGGATATGTACTATCGATTACTTCACCTTATCCAACACCCTACAGAACATGgtaatcttcatcatcattatctTTAATGCTTGTGATTCACTTCAATATTGGGTCGCCTCTAAAAGTTCTTTTTCTACATCTCCAAGTTACTTCTTCTACCTTTGTCCAAAACGATTTGCTCTTTCATTGGCCATTTTTCTATGCACCATCTATTCACAGCATTACTCCTTAGGTCGTTCATGTGTTTTGCCAGTGATAGTAGTCATGGTCGCTGGATAAGCTTCTAGCAGCATGGTCTATATGTCTGCGAACCATTTATCTTTTGCTTTGGCTTCATCAATCTGAAATGGCGCATCAGTCTCCATCACGATGGGTCACCACAATACAGTTTTACCATAGTCTCCCACATCAATGCGCTTTCTCCTTGCACCATTCATGGAAACCACCAGCGTCGGCCTTGGTTCAAATCAGTGCAACCAAAAATACACCATGCATGATCAGGCTGTCGAATCCATGGCTTCGAGGATGAAGACCATTGCCTTTGAGAGAAACCATTGGAAGTGATCTATGCCATATAAAGTTTACTTTTCTCACATATACACTGCAAACTAGTTAGTCTAGCCGCATATTCCCCACAAAATAGTGTCAGGGAACAAAATAGGGAAGGAAACTCCTAAAAACACCCTACATGATCAGCTTATCTCTTATCTATTTTAGGGTCTTTCACAATTGCTCCCAATCTTTAGAAagcatttttcatttgtttattgttttctaTGTCTTTTTAACAGTAATAAATTAAAGTGAGAGTCTTGAAAAGTgagataaataataaaaaatgaatgaagaaattataaataaatgaaatacaGTTTAAAATAAGGAA contains:
- the LOC115995027 gene encoding GDSL esterase/lipase EXL3-like, coding for MKFPSSKPLSCSYIIIFSILLVFNIFHNTTGSTTRLPKNETVPAVIIFGDSIVDTGNNNYIETVAKCDFPPYGRDFIGGKPTGRFSNGKVPADFLAEIFGVKKILPAYLDPNLQLQDLLTGVSFASGGAGYDPLTAKIASVLSLSDQLDLFKNYIKKIKEAVGESRTATILSKSIFIVCAGSNDIANTYFSTPFRIAHYDIPGYTDLMVRSATSFLQELHGLGARRIGVLSLPSIGCVPSQRTLAGGILRGCSESANQAAILFNSKLSSQVDSFNKRLPEARLVYLDIYNPLLAIIQNPSQYGFQEANKGCCGTGKIEVSILCTSFSPETCTNASEYVFWDSYHPSEQTSKILTPIVLDDYIYKFF
- the LOC115995028 gene encoding GDSL esterase/lipase At3g14820-like, which translates into the protein MKFHPGNSVSSTSFIIFSVIIFFLNDGCAMILPKNETGQVPAVFVFGDSIVDTGNNNHLNTLIKCNFPPYGKDFQGGKPTGRFSNGRVPSDFIAEELGLKELLPAYLDSNLQLQDLLSGVSFASGGAGYDPLTSMMMSVLSLSDQLEMFKNYIKKIKAAAGEDRMASILSKGIYMLSIGTDDIANTYFVRMFQYDINSYTDLMINSSLSFLQELYALGVRRIGVLSIPAIGCLPMQRTLRGGLQRSCSASLNQAAILFNSKLSSQLVNLNKKLPAAKLVYMDMYYRLLHLIQHPTEHGFEVVDNGCCGTGDFEVGILFCTYNPNTCKDDTKYIFWDSYHPTERAYALLTSQMIKSTIHKFF